The proteins below are encoded in one region of Coffea arabica cultivar ET-39 chromosome 4c, Coffea Arabica ET-39 HiFi, whole genome shotgun sequence:
- the LOC113740298 gene encoding cytosolic sulfotransferase 7-like isoform X2 yields the protein MESQGVNQTGHAKDELPKVEKWWGIYDLYKYGGFWYTLEWLEGAKAAKSNFQAQDNDFLLSSPPKSGTTWLKSLMVSIMDGHPARTFNNINDAKDQYDLLEENFPHDLIPCLEMEIFNPLRASENPNLKAQPRLYQTHVPYSMLPESVKNSGCKIVYIARDPKDVLVSLWYFVNAAKKPEEEPYPMEDAFDSFCKGVHLFGPFHDHVLGYWKESLARPDKILFLRYEDMKMNPRGEVTKLASFLGRPFINDDEVDRIISRCSLERLKGMQVNKEGRADSGLPRSSFFRRGVVGDWKNHLTPEMKERLDEIARKKFQGAGLDIYYP from the exons ATGGAGAGCCAAGGAGTTAATCAAACAG GCCATGCAAAAGATGAACTTCCAAAGGTGGAAAAATGGTGGGGTATTTATGATCTTTATAAGTACGGTGGCTTTTGGTACACACTTGAATGGCTGGAAGGAGCCAAAGCTGCTAAATCAAATTTTCAGGCTCAAGACAATGATTTTCTGCTTTCATCTCCACCAAAATCAGGAACTACCTGGCTTAAATCTCTTATGGTCTCCATTATGGACGGTCATCCTGCTCGGACTTTCAACAATATCAATGATGCCAAGGATCAGTATGaccttttggaagaaaattttccCCACGACTTGATTCCATGTTTGGAGATGGAAATCTTCAACCCATTAAGAGCATCAGAAAACCCAAATTTAAAAGCTCAACCAAGATTATATCAAACTCATGTACCTTATTCAATGTTGCCTGAATCTGTTAAAAACTCAGGCTGTAAGATTGTATACATTGCTCGAGATCCCAAAGATGTACTGGTGTCACTATGGTACTTCGTCAATGCAGCTAAGAAGCCCGAGGAGGAACCATATCCTATGGAAGATGCCTTTGATAGTTTCTGTAAAGGAGTTCACCTCTTTGGACCTTTCCATGATCATGTTCTTGGCTACTggaaagaaagcttagccaggCCTGATAAGATACTCTTTCTGAGGTATGAGGATATGAAAATGAACCCTAGAGGTGAAGTGACTAAGCTGGCTTCATTTCTTGGTCGCCCTTTTATTAATGACGATGAGGTTGATAGGATTATATCGAGATGCAGTCTTGAAAGGCTCAAAGGTATGCAGGTAAACAAGGAAGGACGTGCAGACAGTGGGCTGCCTAGGAGTTCCTTCTTCCGGCGTGGTGTTGTTGGGGATTGGAAAAATCACTTGACACCAGAAATGAAGGAACGTCTCGATGAAATCGCTCGCAAGAAATTTCAAGGGGCTGGTTTGGATATATACTATCCTTAA
- the LOC113738487 gene encoding uncharacterized protein isoform X3: MSVHQVRMVGLPLMNLVLLRGMPILQQLHLEERLLRTSSDNWCIINDGTNDRNIVIGVSGKPAELLKISSVLQDKVAVIRRFTGGGTVIVDHGTVFVTFICNKDALPDVQPYPRPIMCWSSLLYQEVFQDVGHFSLRENDYVFGNRKFGGNAQSITKARWIHHTSFLWDYDVNNMAYLKLPTRAPEYRKARGHLDFLCRMKDYLPRLNFINRTVRALGNHFSLKSMKMEEIEPASNTKFKPTSRPLRKQELEEAALRLQSESVYQPA, translated from the exons GGACTTCCATTAATGAATCTTGTCCTGCTAAGAGGAATGCCCATCTTGCAACAGCTACATCTAGAGGAACGGCTGCTTCGTACTTCATCAGATAATTGGTGCATCATTAATGATGGAACAAATGATCGCAATATAGTGATAGGAGTTTCCGG GAAGCCTGCTGAACTTCTCAAAATCAGTTCTGTCTTGCAAGACAAGGTTGCAGTCATCCGAAGGTTTACAGGAGGTGGTACTGTGATTGTTGATCATGGAACAGTATTTGTGACCTTTATATGCAATAAGGATGCGCTTCCAGATGTACAACCATATCCTAGGCCCATTATGTGCTGGAGTAGCTTGTTATACCAGGAAGTATTTCAAGATGTTGGGCATTTCAGCCTGCGTGAGAATG attATGTCTTTGGCAACCGCAAATTTGGCGGGAATGCACAATCTATTACTAAAGCACGGTGGATACACCATACATCTTTCCTATGGGATTATGATGTGAATAACATGGCCTATCTCAAACTTCCAACCAGAGCACCTGAATATCGAAAG GCAAGGGGCCATCTGGATTTCTTATGCCGTATGAAGGACTATCTTCCGAGGTTGAACTTTATAAACAGGACCGTACGTGCACTTGGCAACCATTTCTCTTTGAAGTCAATGAAGATGGAGGAAATCGAACCTGCCTCAAACACAAAATTCAAACCCACATCTAGACCACTTAGAAAGCAGGAACTTGAAGAAGCAGCACTTCGTTTACAGTCTGAGAGCGTCTATCAACCAGCATAA
- the LOC113740298 gene encoding cytosolic sulfotransferase 7-like isoform X1 gives MESQGVNQTDEFKNQITSSTLSPGHAKDELPKVEKWWGIYDLYKYGGFWYTLEWLEGAKAAKSNFQAQDNDFLLSSPPKSGTTWLKSLMVSIMDGHPARTFNNINDAKDQYDLLEENFPHDLIPCLEMEIFNPLRASENPNLKAQPRLYQTHVPYSMLPESVKNSGCKIVYIARDPKDVLVSLWYFVNAAKKPEEEPYPMEDAFDSFCKGVHLFGPFHDHVLGYWKESLARPDKILFLRYEDMKMNPRGEVTKLASFLGRPFINDDEVDRIISRCSLERLKGMQVNKEGRADSGLPRSSFFRRGVVGDWKNHLTPEMKERLDEIARKKFQGAGLDIYYP, from the exons ATGGAGAGCCAAGGAGTTAATCAAACAG ATGAGTTCAAAAACCAAATTACATCATCGACCTTGTCTCCAGGCCATGCAAAAGATGAACTTCCAAAGGTGGAAAAATGGTGGGGTATTTATGATCTTTATAAGTACGGTGGCTTTTGGTACACACTTGAATGGCTGGAAGGAGCCAAAGCTGCTAAATCAAATTTTCAGGCTCAAGACAATGATTTTCTGCTTTCATCTCCACCAAAATCAGGAACTACCTGGCTTAAATCTCTTATGGTCTCCATTATGGACGGTCATCCTGCTCGGACTTTCAACAATATCAATGATGCCAAGGATCAGTATGaccttttggaagaaaattttccCCACGACTTGATTCCATGTTTGGAGATGGAAATCTTCAACCCATTAAGAGCATCAGAAAACCCAAATTTAAAAGCTCAACCAAGATTATATCAAACTCATGTACCTTATTCAATGTTGCCTGAATCTGTTAAAAACTCAGGCTGTAAGATTGTATACATTGCTCGAGATCCCAAAGATGTACTGGTGTCACTATGGTACTTCGTCAATGCAGCTAAGAAGCCCGAGGAGGAACCATATCCTATGGAAGATGCCTTTGATAGTTTCTGTAAAGGAGTTCACCTCTTTGGACCTTTCCATGATCATGTTCTTGGCTACTggaaagaaagcttagccaggCCTGATAAGATACTCTTTCTGAGGTATGAGGATATGAAAATGAACCCTAGAGGTGAAGTGACTAAGCTGGCTTCATTTCTTGGTCGCCCTTTTATTAATGACGATGAGGTTGATAGGATTATATCGAGATGCAGTCTTGAAAGGCTCAAAGGTATGCAGGTAAACAAGGAAGGACGTGCAGACAGTGGGCTGCCTAGGAGTTCCTTCTTCCGGCGTGGTGTTGTTGGGGATTGGAAAAATCACTTGACACCAGAAATGAAGGAACGTCTCGATGAAATCGCTCGCAAGAAATTTCAAGGGGCTGGTTTGGATATATACTATCCTTAA
- the LOC113738487 gene encoding uncharacterized protein isoform X2, with amino-acid sequence MLFWSSAQVHQVRMVGLPLMNLVLLRGMPILQQLHLEERLLRTSSDNWCIINDGTNDRNIVIGVSGKPAELLKISSVLQDKVAVIRRFTGGGTVIVDHGTVFVTFICNKDALPDVQPYPRPIMCWSSLLYQEVFQDVGHFSLRENDYVFGNRKFGGNAQSITKARWIHHTSFLWDYDVNNMAYLKLPTRAPEYRKARGHLDFLCRMKDYLPRLNFINRTVRALGNHFSLKSMKMEEIEPASNTKFKPTSRPLRKQELEEAALRLQSESVYQPA; translated from the exons GGACTTCCATTAATGAATCTTGTCCTGCTAAGAGGAATGCCCATCTTGCAACAGCTACATCTAGAGGAACGGCTGCTTCGTACTTCATCAGATAATTGGTGCATCATTAATGATGGAACAAATGATCGCAATATAGTGATAGGAGTTTCCGG GAAGCCTGCTGAACTTCTCAAAATCAGTTCTGTCTTGCAAGACAAGGTTGCAGTCATCCGAAGGTTTACAGGAGGTGGTACTGTGATTGTTGATCATGGAACAGTATTTGTGACCTTTATATGCAATAAGGATGCGCTTCCAGATGTACAACCATATCCTAGGCCCATTATGTGCTGGAGTAGCTTGTTATACCAGGAAGTATTTCAAGATGTTGGGCATTTCAGCCTGCGTGAGAATG attATGTCTTTGGCAACCGCAAATTTGGCGGGAATGCACAATCTATTACTAAAGCACGGTGGATACACCATACATCTTTCCTATGGGATTATGATGTGAATAACATGGCCTATCTCAAACTTCCAACCAGAGCACCTGAATATCGAAAG GCAAGGGGCCATCTGGATTTCTTATGCCGTATGAAGGACTATCTTCCGAGGTTGAACTTTATAAACAGGACCGTACGTGCACTTGGCAACCATTTCTCTTTGAAGTCAATGAAGATGGAGGAAATCGAACCTGCCTCAAACACAAAATTCAAACCCACATCTAGACCACTTAGAAAGCAGGAACTTGAAGAAGCAGCACTTCGTTTACAGTCTGAGAGCGTCTATCAACCAGCATAA
- the LOC113738487 gene encoding uncharacterized protein isoform X4, whose protein sequence is MVGLPLMNLVLLRGMPILQQLHLEERLLRTSSDNWCIINDGTNDRNIVIGVSGKPAELLKISSVLQDKVAVIRRFTGGGTVIVDHGTVFVTFICNKDALPDVQPYPRPIMCWSSLLYQEVFQDVGHFSLRENDYVFGNRKFGGNAQSITKARWIHHTSFLWDYDVNNMAYLKLPTRAPEYRKARGHLDFLCRMKDYLPRLNFINRTVRALGNHFSLKSMKMEEIEPASNTKFKPTSRPLRKQELEEAALRLQSESVYQPA, encoded by the exons GGACTTCCATTAATGAATCTTGTCCTGCTAAGAGGAATGCCCATCTTGCAACAGCTACATCTAGAGGAACGGCTGCTTCGTACTTCATCAGATAATTGGTGCATCATTAATGATGGAACAAATGATCGCAATATAGTGATAGGAGTTTCCGG GAAGCCTGCTGAACTTCTCAAAATCAGTTCTGTCTTGCAAGACAAGGTTGCAGTCATCCGAAGGTTTACAGGAGGTGGTACTGTGATTGTTGATCATGGAACAGTATTTGTGACCTTTATATGCAATAAGGATGCGCTTCCAGATGTACAACCATATCCTAGGCCCATTATGTGCTGGAGTAGCTTGTTATACCAGGAAGTATTTCAAGATGTTGGGCATTTCAGCCTGCGTGAGAATG attATGTCTTTGGCAACCGCAAATTTGGCGGGAATGCACAATCTATTACTAAAGCACGGTGGATACACCATACATCTTTCCTATGGGATTATGATGTGAATAACATGGCCTATCTCAAACTTCCAACCAGAGCACCTGAATATCGAAAG GCAAGGGGCCATCTGGATTTCTTATGCCGTATGAAGGACTATCTTCCGAGGTTGAACTTTATAAACAGGACCGTACGTGCACTTGGCAACCATTTCTCTTTGAAGTCAATGAAGATGGAGGAAATCGAACCTGCCTCAAACACAAAATTCAAACCCACATCTAGACCACTTAGAAAGCAGGAACTTGAAGAAGCAGCACTTCGTTTACAGTCTGAGAGCGTCTATCAACCAGCATAA